In the Dolichospermum flos-aquae CCAP 1403/13F genome, CCCAGAAGCAGTCATGAGTCATTTATATGAGCGCGGGTTTTGTAGCGTGCTATGGGAATGTGGTGGTATTTTAGCAGCTAGTGCGATCGCTCAAGGCGCTGTCCAAAAAATTATGGCATTTATCGCCCCCAAAATTATTGGTGGAGATCATGCTCCTACACCTGTGGGAGAATTAGGTTTGACCAATATGACTGAAGCGTTACTTTTAGAGCGTGTCAGTTGGCGTGTTGTTGGTAATGATTGCTTGGTGGAAGGTTATTTACCACCCAAAATAAAATAAATAGCACAGATACTCAGCTATGATTCTTGGCGTTCATAAGCTAAATCACGAATCAGAGTTAGCCGAGATTGAATGTAATCACAGAGAAAATCAATTTCATGGGCATCTAAAAAGGCTTGATTCGTGATTTGTTTAACTAACCACTGTACCAAACTAGTATCATCAAGCTGCAAAAGCGTTACTGTGTGAGTGGCTTCAACGATAGACCAAAACTGACGCATGATTGTTGGACTCATTCGGCCTCTATTTAATCATTAATTTAGTTATTTTCAGATTATACAGTTCTGATATTAATTAACTGCCTAAATCTACAACTAGATATAACTATTATTAAAAATTTAATAAATGGGCAAATATTTTGCTGAAAATGAAGAAATGTCAAGTTATATGAATTAACTTAATTTTACTTAACTAAGATCACAATTGGTAATTGGTAAAAGTTTTTTTTGTTGTCTTTTACTCTTTTCACAAAAAGAAGGGAACAGGGAACAGGGAACAGGGAACAGGGAAAAATCAGAGTTTGAGCGGTTTTGGCTGGGAGATTAAAGTTTATTAACTTCCAATTTCAGATTTTTTGTATTAAAGTAAATGTAACCAGGTTATCTATATTTTTACAAGATGACAAAGTAATGGTTCAACCTGATAACATAAGGAATGCAGTTGCGGAAAACCCCCCAACGTTTCATTCTATTGATCTAAATAGTATAAATCAATATTGCCAAAACAATCCTGTTGGCAAAATTTTACCTGATGCGTTTTACATTCATATTTTAGCCTTACATACTCTTGACCCTTGGCTTCAGGAATATGAAAACCGCGCCCGTACTTGTACTGAGCGAACTTGTACTGAGCGTAGTCGAAGTAGTCGAACTAGTGCCTTACTTAAAGTTCAGTCTGCAACTTTAGTTAAATTTAGCACGAATAAACCCAAGATTTCCTATCTATTTTATCCTGATTTTGATACTGATCCTCATCCGGCTTTACAAGCTAGTATTCAGGTTGACGTAGAAACTCTAGAAGTTGGTTATCGGGATTACAGCGATTCGGAAAATCCCCCCATTCTGCACCGCAAAGAAACTTTTGTAACTCCAGAATATCCCCTCTATCAAGAGTTTGCAGCTTTAACTCGCGCTCAAGTCGCTTTAGGTTTACTTAATCATACTAGGGGAATTGGTACTAAGTTGGGTTGGGAACAACGGCTACAAGTTTTTGGGGTGGAGGTACAAGGACATAGCTTGATTAAACGCGAAAGCAGTTCTACAATTACAAATATAGTTCCCAAAATAGAACGCCACAAAGCCGCTATTATTCGTCCTGATTTATCCCGTCCTGTGCGTTTAGCCTTGGAATCGAGCTTATTTAGTCCAGAAACTACCTTTTTTGATTATGGTTGTGGACATGGTGGAGACGTTACCCGCATTGCTGAACAGGGTTATACAAGTTATGGCTGGGACCCTTATTATTCTGCACATACACCGAGAATCGCTGCGGATATTGTGAATATTGGTTTTGTGATTAATGTCATTGAGCATCAAAGCGAGCGCCGGGAAGCTTTAATTCAAGCTTGGGAACTGACTCAAAAGGTGCTGTTAGTAGCCGCCCAAGTGTTGATATCTGATATTAAGCGGGGTGTAATTGCTTATGGCGATGGCATTATCACGAATCGTAACACATTTCAGAAATATTATGAACAAGAAGAATTAAAAATTTACATTGACCAAGTATTAGGAGTTGACGCAATTCCTGTGGCTTTGGGGGTTTATTTTGTGTTTCGAGATGATGCTGAAGCGGAGTTATTTCGCGCTTCTCGGTTTCGTTCCCGGGCGACTACTCCCAGAATCCGTCTTTGTGTAAAACAGTTTGAGGAACATCAGGAATTATTAACGCCTTTGATGAATTTTCTGACGGAACGGGGAAGAATGCCTATTAAGGGAGAATTACCTCAAGCAGCGGAAATTGCTGAGGAATTTGGGAGTTTACGCCGGGCTTTTAATGTCATTATACAGGCAACTGACACAGAAGAATGGCAAGCGATCGCTGACAAACGCCGTCAAGATTTGATGGTTTATTTAGCGCTGTGCAATTTTAGCCGTCGTCCCCGATTAGGACAATTATCCCCAGCAGTCCAAGAGGACATAATTGGTTTATATAGTAGTTATAAACAAGCTTGTTTAGATGCTGACCAAATGTTACGCAGCTTGGGAAATACAGAACTCATTATTAAACGCTGTCAAGAAAGCAAGGTTGGTAAAAAATTACCTAATTCCCTTTGGGTGCATATTTCCGCACTACAAGCAGTTGACCCTTTATTACGCCTGTATGAAGGTTGCGCTAGTCGGACTCTGGGAAGATTAGAAGAAGCAAATGTGATTAAATTCCATCTGAAAACACCGAAGATTTCTTATTTATTTTATCCTGATTTTGATATTAATCCTCATCCCATTTTATCAAAAGTGATGACAATTGATTTGCGAGATTTGCACGTTACTTATCAGGATTATGATTTAGAAGATGATCCACCAATCTTACACCAAATAGATGCTTTAGTTACTTCTGATTATCCCCAATATGAGAAATTTGCTAAGTTAACTCGTCAAGAAGAAGATAGAGGACTTTTAGATAATTGGCACAGTATTAGTCATGTTTCTGGCTGGAAAAAATGTTTAAAGGAAAATTGTACTGTTATTGATGGTTATAGGTTATTTTGGGCTAAAGATGCAGATGCTTATAAGTTGAAAGCACTTAAAGCAGCTTTGAGAACTAGACAAAGAAGAAAGAATATTTCTAACGAGTCACAGAGACACGGAGAGGAGGAATAGA is a window encoding:
- a CDS encoding DNA phosphorothioation-associated putative methyltransferase; its protein translation is MVQPDNIRNAVAENPPTFHSIDLNSINQYCQNNPVGKILPDAFYIHILALHTLDPWLQEYENRARTCTERTCTERSRSSRTSALLKVQSATLVKFSTNKPKISYLFYPDFDTDPHPALQASIQVDVETLEVGYRDYSDSENPPILHRKETFVTPEYPLYQEFAALTRAQVALGLLNHTRGIGTKLGWEQRLQVFGVEVQGHSLIKRESSSTITNIVPKIERHKAAIIRPDLSRPVRLALESSLFSPETTFFDYGCGHGGDVTRIAEQGYTSYGWDPYYSAHTPRIAADIVNIGFVINVIEHQSERREALIQAWELTQKVLLVAAQVLISDIKRGVIAYGDGIITNRNTFQKYYEQEELKIYIDQVLGVDAIPVALGVYFVFRDDAEAELFRASRFRSRATTPRIRLCVKQFEEHQELLTPLMNFLTERGRMPIKGELPQAAEIAEEFGSLRRAFNVIIQATDTEEWQAIADKRRQDLMVYLALCNFSRRPRLGQLSPAVQEDIIGLYSSYKQACLDADQMLRSLGNTELIIKRCQESKVGKKLPNSLWVHISALQAVDPLLRLYEGCASRTLGRLEEANVIKFHLKTPKISYLFYPDFDINPHPILSKVMTIDLRDLHVTYQDYDLEDDPPILHQIDALVTSDYPQYEKFAKLTRQEEDRGLLDNWHSISHVSGWKKCLKENCTVIDGYRLFWAKDADAYKLKALKAALRTRQRRKNISNESQRHGEEE